The Flavimarina sp. Hel_I_48 genome window below encodes:
- a CDS encoding DUF2254 domain-containing protein, which produces MKYIKRILNSIALVPSVLALSFLLLAIILLYCGIDFENAPVLEKISFSTKEDVQSVLAFLIGGVFTLTVFSYTMVMNVLNRNINNYSPRLIPMILGEKHHQLILGITSGTIIYCMVLSIGINAEKLDYFPGIGAPLGIIFGIVCVILFIYFIHSVSQSIHINYIVKEAFIESMGILDDLKKKQNALKVMEDPDASKANIVRADKAGYLKMPNLNQINHFCLKKEVSVKLLKLPGTFVLKGEALALVWGSFDKATPLRLRTILPVDHNVPLEVPETGFKHLVEIAVKAMSPAINDPGTALTALDYLTQLFLERKQIADFNSYGVGKHRFFFKIVAFDTLYHYCFMELENYLKEDPMLVEYLKRMQDIINGHSREIDSYSEGKKID; this is translated from the coding sequence ATGAAATACATTAAACGCATTTTAAACAGTATAGCGCTGGTACCTTCGGTACTGGCGCTATCTTTTTTGCTCCTTGCTATAATTCTATTGTATTGTGGAATTGATTTTGAAAACGCACCTGTTCTTGAAAAGATAAGTTTTAGCACTAAAGAAGACGTGCAGTCCGTACTCGCTTTCCTGATAGGTGGCGTGTTCACGCTGACCGTTTTTAGTTATACGATGGTAATGAACGTTCTCAACCGGAACATAAATAATTATTCGCCGCGGTTGATCCCTATGATCCTGGGGGAAAAGCACCATCAGCTGATCCTTGGGATTACCAGTGGTACCATCATTTATTGTATGGTACTTTCTATAGGTATTAATGCGGAAAAACTTGACTATTTTCCGGGAATAGGAGCACCTCTGGGAATTATTTTCGGCATTGTATGCGTAATACTTTTTATCTACTTTATTCACAGCGTTTCACAAAGTATACATATCAATTATATCGTAAAAGAGGCTTTTATAGAATCTATGGGGATTCTTGATGATCTAAAAAAGAAGCAGAATGCCCTTAAAGTAATGGAAGACCCTGATGCTTCAAAGGCGAATATAGTAAGGGCTGACAAAGCGGGTTATCTAAAAATGCCGAATCTCAATCAGATCAATCATTTTTGTCTAAAAAAGGAAGTATCCGTCAAATTATTAAAGCTTCCAGGCACTTTTGTTTTAAAAGGGGAGGCGCTTGCATTAGTGTGGGGATCATTTGATAAAGCTACTCCTTTACGTTTAAGGACTATTTTACCAGTAGATCATAACGTACCCCTGGAAGTCCCGGAAACAGGCTTCAAACATCTTGTTGAGATAGCGGTCAAGGCGATGTCCCCGGCGATTAACGATCCTGGAACAGCACTCACGGCTTTGGATTATCTAACACAACTTTTTCTGGAAAGAAAACAAATTGCTGACTTCAATTCTTATGGGGTAGGGAAGCATCGATTCTTTTTTAAGATCGTTGCCTTTGATACATTATACCATTATTGCTTTATGGAGTTGGAAAATTACTTGAAGGAAGATCCTATGCTTGTGGAATATTTAAAGCGCATGCAAGATATTATAAATGGCCATTCACGTGAGATTGATTCTTATTCCGAAGGTAAAAAGATCGATTAA
- a CDS encoding bacteriorhodopsin codes for MKNIENLFDYTVGQFEAIDHLLTMGVGAHLAALVFFLVMSQFVAPKYRVATALSCIVMVSAGLILVSQAGMWTDAFKFNGTVYSLEKLTFSNGYRYVNWMVTIPCLLVQLLIVLNLSSSVLKSKAVWLILSAWGMILTGYVGQLYEVSDTGNLMLWGAISTVFFVIMNFIVGKSIAEGKKTMTGKGPKTIMKVFWLMMFAWTLYPIAYLVPVFMNSADGVVLRQLLFTIADISSKVIYGLMITYIALDQSANAGHLPALKVLGRAPIATVVESEI; via the coding sequence ATGAAAAATATCGAGAATTTATTTGATTACACCGTTGGCCAGTTTGAGGCCATCGATCATTTATTAACAATGGGGGTGGGTGCCCATTTAGCGGCGCTGGTCTTCTTCCTTGTAATGTCCCAATTTGTCGCTCCTAAATATCGGGTTGCAACAGCTCTTTCTTGCATCGTAATGGTTTCTGCCGGTCTTATACTGGTAAGCCAGGCAGGTATGTGGACAGATGCATTTAAATTTAATGGCACAGTTTACAGTCTGGAGAAGCTGACTTTTAGCAATGGCTATCGCTACGTCAATTGGATGGTTACCATACCATGTCTTTTAGTACAACTTCTTATTGTGCTTAACTTATCGAGTAGTGTTTTGAAATCTAAAGCGGTATGGCTTATACTTTCAGCATGGGGAATGATCCTTACAGGATATGTGGGCCAACTTTATGAAGTTAGCGATACCGGCAATCTTATGCTATGGGGCGCAATTAGTACCGTTTTCTTCGTTATCATGAACTTTATCGTGGGAAAATCTATTGCTGAAGGTAAAAAAACAATGACCGGCAAAGGACCAAAGACAATTATGAAAGTGTTCTGGTTGATGATGTTTGCATGGACGCTATATCCTATTGCCTACCTTGTTCCCGTATTTATGAATTCCGCAGACGGCGTTGTATTACGTCAACTTCTTTTTACCATCGCAGATATTTCAAGTAAAGTGATCTACGGACTCATGATAACTTATATTGCATTAGACCAAAGTGCCAATGCAGGTCATTTACCAGCTTTAAAAGTACTGGGACGTGCACCTATCGCCACGGTAGTAGAGAGTGAAATTTAA
- a CDS encoding GIY-YIG nuclease family protein, whose amino-acid sequence MKAFLDVQASSNNYKIANIISVSIAVFDDENLIKALKILVKPSEILSPREEIFCGVTNEVLRDQPCLAEHLPEIIEVLEGMEVIFYDKFSEMIWRKSLREIGLRIPKGTILQEMLLQQKLIAVKKDLQALVKDFNMDVTCEGFGKDAQAIAKVYQSLLHGQPFDFPDRSNPVTDSVLSVEGIDSLPDSPGVYYFIGKENEVIYVGKAVRIKERVKSHFASKAPFEYDLCSATFSVEYKETGNELISLLLESADISRLQPKFNTQQLDNISQWTIEARKDGSGIFRLFPIEKNYSDNMHSIAFNRDSVLSKLKNLSLQFSLCHRYAGLERTSGACSSVLCRGVCRGLENKDTYNERSQKAFDSIQAKKESYFIKLKGRASSEEAFVLVRDGIYMGFGFIPMEYPVTSVEDFEAFLERKENTYFTNRSISQYLNKRGIVKYDLD is encoded by the coding sequence ATGAAAGCATTTCTGGACGTACAGGCAAGTTCCAATAATTACAAAATAGCCAATATAATCAGTGTTTCCATTGCCGTTTTTGATGATGAAAACCTCATAAAAGCACTCAAAATCCTCGTTAAACCTTCGGAAATCTTAAGCCCAAGGGAAGAAATTTTCTGTGGGGTAACAAATGAAGTTTTAAGAGATCAGCCTTGTTTGGCAGAGCATCTTCCCGAAATCATCGAAGTTTTAGAGGGTATGGAGGTTATTTTTTACGATAAATTTTCAGAGATGATTTGGCGTAAATCGCTCCGCGAGATAGGGCTGCGTATCCCGAAAGGAACCATACTTCAAGAAATGCTTTTGCAACAAAAATTGATCGCGGTAAAAAAAGATCTGCAAGCGCTGGTAAAGGATTTTAATATGGACGTCACCTGTGAAGGATTCGGAAAAGACGCCCAGGCTATAGCAAAGGTATATCAATCCCTTCTACACGGTCAACCGTTTGATTTTCCGGACCGTTCAAATCCTGTGACAGATAGTGTGCTATCTGTTGAAGGTATAGACTCCCTGCCAGATTCCCCCGGGGTTTATTATTTTATAGGAAAAGAAAATGAGGTTATTTACGTAGGTAAAGCGGTCAGGATCAAAGAGCGGGTAAAATCACATTTTGCCAGTAAAGCACCCTTTGAATATGACCTTTGCAGCGCAACCTTTTCTGTTGAATATAAAGAAACGGGCAATGAACTTATTTCCCTGCTTCTGGAGTCTGCGGATATCTCACGCCTTCAGCCGAAATTCAATACGCAGCAACTAGATAATATCAGTCAATGGACCATTGAGGCGCGAAAGGACGGTTCTGGTATTTTTAGGTTATTCCCTATTGAAAAGAACTATTCAGACAACATGCATAGCATCGCTTTTAATCGTGATTCGGTTCTTTCCAAACTAAAAAACCTTTCCCTCCAATTTAGTCTTTGCCACAGATATGCGGGATTAGAGCGAACTTCCGGCGCATGTTCCAGTGTATTGTGCAGGGGAGTATGCCGGGGATTGGAAAATAAGGATACTTATAATGAACGTTCACAGAAAGCTTTTGACTCTATTCAGGCTAAAAAGGAATCCTATTTTATAAAACTGAAAGGGCGCGCCAGTTCAGAAGAGGCATTTGTACTCGTACGGGACGGAATTTATATGGGATTTGGATTTATCCCAATGGAATATCCCGTTACTTCCGTAGAAGATTTTGAAGCGTTTCTTGAAAGAAAGGAGAATACCTATTTCACAAATAGAAGTATTTCGCAATATCTAAATAAAAGAGGAATTGTGAAATATGATCTCGACTAA
- a CDS encoding ATP-dependent helicase: MIEESKNLSGYNKKQQEAITFSGRHLLLLAGAGTGKTKTIVGRAEYLLRNGSHPDKIQILTFTKRAASEIVERVKAGINGQDVRSLNGSTFHSWCNQLIVKFPNLFGAANYTVIDPDDQLSLMKMACGTASEDYGKTRLKPQQILDIFSFARNTRISLTETIRKVIYKGKHDAQTDEDIALINPQVALLIKEYQAQKSRQQYLDYDDLLLVVANRLNKDEEARKILSKSYDHILIDEMQDTNPLQWYLLQPFENICSLFCVGDDAQSIYSFRGADFKNVHLFSERVANAEVKVLDKNYRSTQEILDVSNWLLDTSPIQYNKKLTASRGTGKVPTILNVANQFEEANYIANTILEGFSEGGNSFSDFLILSRSQYYTRPLQAVFLQKKIPYQTFGGRKFLEAAHIKDLVSILRVINNPLDEIAWIRFFTFIHGIGAVRATNYMSEVMRMAPLDEEPLDLTSIIPGKEGIKAKSYYDAAYQNRGSVKHAVQDLYKTMEFDLAMKYSKDWYEKRKGDFPVLEILSENYGTLGEFISEGILDNSANVAGSNTLGGSKINTSELKDHVTISTVHSAKGLEADVCFVLNVSPKTYPSAYSLGNIDEIEEDRRVLYVALTRAKNDLIITRSKESINAYHQPKNESDSGDGGSAYFLEGLPEDLAVQKSPRSFSANVQDAKTANKIDLDLGMDFS, from the coding sequence GTGATTGAGGAAAGCAAAAATTTAAGCGGGTATAATAAAAAACAGCAGGAAGCAATAACTTTTTCCGGCAGGCATTTATTATTGCTAGCCGGTGCCGGCACCGGAAAGACAAAAACCATTGTGGGCCGCGCAGAATACCTACTTCGCAACGGTTCCCATCCTGATAAAATCCAGATACTTACCTTTACAAAAAGGGCGGCAAGCGAGATTGTAGAGCGTGTAAAAGCCGGGATAAATGGACAGGATGTGCGTTCACTTAACGGTTCGACCTTTCACAGCTGGTGCAATCAGCTTATTGTTAAATTCCCGAACCTTTTTGGAGCCGCAAATTATACGGTAATTGATCCTGACGATCAATTAAGCCTTATGAAAATGGCTTGTGGAACCGCAAGCGAAGACTATGGTAAGACAAGGCTTAAACCCCAACAGATTCTTGATATTTTCTCATTTGCCCGCAATACCCGCATCAGTCTTACCGAAACCATTCGCAAAGTTATCTATAAAGGAAAACATGATGCGCAAACTGATGAGGATATAGCTCTTATAAATCCCCAGGTTGCGCTGCTCATCAAAGAATATCAGGCACAAAAATCACGGCAGCAGTATTTGGATTATGATGATCTTCTTTTAGTTGTTGCCAATAGGCTCAACAAGGACGAAGAAGCCAGAAAAATCCTTAGTAAATCTTATGATCATATCTTAATAGATGAAATGCAGGATACAAATCCCCTGCAATGGTATTTGTTACAACCTTTTGAGAACATATGCAGTTTATTTTGTGTGGGCGATGATGCGCAGTCCATCTACAGTTTTAGGGGTGCAGATTTTAAGAACGTCCATCTTTTTTCAGAGCGTGTAGCAAATGCCGAGGTTAAAGTGCTGGATAAAAATTACAGATCTACACAAGAAATCCTTGATGTTTCAAATTGGTTACTGGACACCTCCCCTATCCAGTACAATAAAAAATTAACAGCGAGCAGAGGTACGGGAAAAGTACCGACTATCTTAAATGTTGCGAACCAATTTGAAGAAGCCAACTACATTGCAAATACAATTTTGGAAGGTTTTTCCGAAGGTGGCAATTCCTTTTCAGATTTCTTGATATTGAGCAGGTCCCAATACTACACCAGACCATTACAGGCGGTGTTTTTACAGAAAAAGATTCCGTATCAAACCTTCGGCGGAAGAAAATTTCTGGAGGCGGCGCATATAAAAGACCTGGTATCTATTTTGCGCGTGATCAACAATCCACTTGACGAGATCGCATGGATTCGTTTTTTTACCTTTATTCACGGTATAGGTGCGGTACGGGCAACAAATTATATGTCAGAAGTCATGCGTATGGCTCCGTTAGATGAGGAACCTCTGGATCTTACCAGCATAATACCGGGAAAAGAAGGTATTAAAGCTAAAAGTTATTATGATGCTGCGTACCAAAACCGGGGCAGTGTGAAACACGCCGTTCAGGACCTCTATAAAACCATGGAGTTTGATCTTGCCATGAAATACAGTAAAGACTGGTACGAAAAGCGAAAAGGCGACTTTCCCGTTCTGGAGATCCTATCTGAAAATTATGGCACGCTTGGCGAATTTATTTCAGAAGGTATACTTGACAATTCAGCGAATGTCGCGGGAAGCAATACCCTGGGCGGTTCTAAGATAAATACTTCAGAATTAAAAGATCATGTTACCATTTCTACCGTACATTCTGCTAAAGGCCTGGAAGCTGACGTTTGCTTTGTACTCAATGTTTCTCCTAAAACCTATCCCTCAGCGTATAGTCTGGGCAATATTGATGAAATAGAGGAAGATCGCCGTGTGCTTTATGTGGCGCTTACCCGTGCGAAAAATGACCTGATTATTACCCGTTCTAAAGAGTCTATTAATGCGTACCACCAGCCAAAAAACGAAAGTGATTCCGGCGATGGAGGAAGTGCGTATTTTTTAGAAGGTTTACCAGAAGACCTGGCAGTGCAGAAATCTCCCAGGTCATTTTCGGCAAATGTTCAGGATGCCAAAACCGCAAATAAAATTGACCTGGATCTGGGTATGGATTTTAGTTAA
- a CDS encoding alanine/glycine:cation symporter family protein: MHTIDTFLADLASFVWGLPLLILLIGGGLYLLIYSRFLPFRYLGHAINVLRGKYDNPDDPGEISHFQALTTALSATVGMGNIAGVAVAIAIGGPGAVFWMWISALVGMGTKFFTCSLAIMYRGKDTAGEIQGGPMYFIMEGLGKSWKPLAILFSIAGLIGALPVFNVNQLTQAISDILLEPNGVEVGFASNLGIGIFLALVTGVVILGGLNRISKTASRLVPAMVLLYFISVVIILFVNASQVPIYFKLIFTEAFSANYYLGDPFLGGVVGGLIILGIRRGAFSNEAGVGTAPMAHGAAKTGEPIREGLVAMLGPFIDTIIVCTLTALTILVTGVWKTSDADGVTLTAAAFADAIPVIGPYVLLLCIVIFGVSSLFSYSYYGTKCLSFLLGAKNKHYYNYFYIASILIGATTSLSAMINLIDTFFALMAIPTMTATLWLAPKVMQRARNYFNDLKLIDQN; this comes from the coding sequence ATGCATACTATTGATACCTTTTTGGCTGATTTGGCTTCATTTGTTTGGGGATTGCCACTTTTGATTTTACTTATAGGCGGCGGACTCTACCTTCTTATTTACTCTCGTTTTTTACCATTTAGGTACCTGGGGCACGCCATCAACGTATTGCGTGGTAAATATGATAATCCAGATGATCCCGGCGAAATAAGCCATTTTCAGGCATTGACCACTGCATTAAGTGCTACCGTGGGGATGGGAAATATTGCCGGGGTGGCAGTAGCGATCGCCATAGGAGGACCGGGCGCTGTATTCTGGATGTGGATAAGTGCGCTTGTAGGCATGGGAACTAAATTTTTTACCTGTTCGCTAGCCATAATGTACCGCGGTAAAGATACCGCTGGGGAGATACAGGGTGGACCTATGTACTTCATTATGGAAGGACTGGGCAAAAGCTGGAAGCCGCTCGCTATTTTATTCAGTATTGCTGGATTGATAGGGGCACTTCCCGTATTCAACGTAAACCAACTCACTCAGGCCATCTCTGATATTCTGCTTGAGCCCAACGGCGTTGAAGTTGGTTTTGCATCTAACCTGGGCATAGGAATTTTTCTGGCATTGGTGACCGGTGTTGTTATTCTGGGCGGCCTCAATCGCATAAGCAAAACCGCTTCCCGGCTTGTACCAGCGATGGTACTGCTTTATTTTATTTCCGTAGTCATCATATTATTTGTCAACGCATCTCAGGTGCCCATATATTTCAAGCTCATTTTCACCGAAGCGTTCTCTGCAAACTATTATCTGGGAGATCCGTTTTTAGGTGGAGTAGTGGGGGGACTGATCATCTTGGGAATCCGTAGGGGTGCTTTTTCCAATGAAGCAGGTGTGGGAACAGCACCAATGGCCCACGGTGCGGCAAAAACTGGTGAACCTATTCGCGAAGGACTTGTTGCAATGCTGGGGCCTTTTATAGATACAATAATCGTTTGTACACTTACCGCGCTGACTATTTTGGTTACCGGTGTTTGGAAGACCAGCGATGCGGATGGTGTCACATTGACCGCTGCCGCTTTTGCAGACGCCATTCCCGTTATAGGACCTTATGTGTTACTGCTGTGCATCGTTATTTTTGGGGTATCATCGTTGTTTTCCTATTCTTATTATGGTACGAAATGCCTTTCTTTTTTACTGGGAGCAAAGAACAAACATTACTACAATTATTTTTATATCGCCAGTATCCTTATAGGTGCAACAACATCCTTGAGTGCGATGATCAACCTTATAGATACCTTTTTCGCACTAATGGCAATTCCCACAATGACCGCGACCTTATGGTTAGCACCAAAAGTTATGCAGCGGGCGCGCAACTATTTTAACGATTTAAAACTTATCGATCAGAATTAA
- a CDS encoding phosphoribosylaminoimidazolesuccinocarboxamide synthase gives MHTITETNYNFPGQQQVYKGKVREVYTLQDDLLVMIATDRLSAFDVVMPKGIPYKGQILNQIATKMMHDTQDLVPNWLLATPDPNVAVGKKCEPFKVEMVIRGYLAGHAAREYKEGKRTLCGVQMPEGMQENDKFPEPIITPATKAEMGDHDEDISKEDIISKNIVSAEDYAVLEEYTQKLFARGSEIAKERGLILVDTKYEFGKDKEGNILLIDEIHTPDSSRYFYAEGYEERQKKGEQQKQLSKEFVRQWLIAEGFQGKPGQKVPQMSDDYIGTVSDRYIELFEHITDSAFKKSETENIELRIEENVLNWLKNR, from the coding sequence ATGCATACCATAACCGAAACCAATTATAATTTTCCCGGTCAGCAACAGGTTTACAAAGGCAAAGTACGGGAAGTTTATACCCTTCAAGACGACCTCCTTGTTATGATCGCTACAGACCGTCTGAGTGCGTTTGATGTCGTTATGCCTAAAGGAATTCCCTACAAAGGTCAAATACTCAACCAGATCGCTACCAAAATGATGCACGATACGCAGGATTTGGTCCCTAACTGGCTTCTGGCCACTCCAGATCCTAATGTTGCGGTAGGCAAAAAGTGCGAACCCTTTAAAGTGGAAATGGTCATTCGGGGATACTTGGCAGGGCATGCAGCACGGGAATATAAAGAAGGAAAAAGAACACTCTGCGGTGTACAGATGCCCGAAGGCATGCAGGAAAATGATAAATTTCCCGAACCTATCATCACCCCGGCCACTAAAGCGGAAATGGGTGATCACGATGAAGATATTTCCAAAGAAGATATAATTTCAAAAAACATTGTCTCTGCCGAAGATTATGCGGTACTTGAAGAATATACGCAAAAGCTATTCGCGCGAGGCAGTGAAATAGCAAAAGAACGCGGACTTATACTCGTAGATACGAAATATGAATTTGGAAAAGATAAGGAGGGCAACATTCTACTTATAGATGAAATTCATACACCAGATTCTTCCCGTTATTTCTATGCGGAAGGCTACGAAGAACGTCAGAAAAAGGGAGAGCAGCAAAAGCAGCTTTCTAAAGAGTTTGTACGACAGTGGCTAATCGCAGAAGGTTTTCAAGGAAAGCCAGGCCAGAAAGTACCTCAAATGAGCGATGATTACATAGGTACGGTATCTGATCGCTATATTGAGCTTTTTGAACATATAACCGACAGCGCTTTTAAAAAATCAGAAACAGAAAATATTGAATTGCGTATCGAGGAAAATGTCCTAAACTGGCTAAAAAACCGTTGA
- a CDS encoding PhoH family protein, whose protein sequence is MNELILELSEITPREFFGQRNVNIELIKKYYPKLKIVARGNYIKAYGDEDMLEEFDRRMAMLLEHFSKYNKLDENSIERVLTSVDRNEYETSATSGDVLVHGVSGKLIKAQTANQRKIVDLARKNDMVFVVGPAGTGKTYTGVALAVKALKDKEVKRIILTRPAVEAGENLGFLPGDLKEKLDPYMQPLYDGLRDMIPHEKLESYIEKGVIQIAPMAFMRGRTLDNAFVILDEAQNTTHAQMKMFLTRMGKNAKFLITGDPGQVDLPRRSISGLKEAILILKDVKGVGMVYLDDKDVIRHKLVKEVIAAYRGIENQN, encoded by the coding sequence TTGAACGAACTTATCCTGGAGCTTTCTGAAATAACCCCAAGGGAATTCTTTGGGCAGCGCAATGTGAACATTGAACTAATCAAAAAATATTACCCCAAACTGAAAATCGTTGCGCGTGGCAATTACATTAAGGCGTACGGCGATGAAGATATGTTAGAGGAATTTGACCGTAGAATGGCCATGTTGCTCGAACATTTTAGCAAATACAACAAACTTGATGAGAATTCCATAGAGCGCGTACTTACCAGTGTGGACAGGAACGAATATGAAACGTCTGCAACCAGTGGTGACGTGCTTGTACATGGAGTGAGCGGTAAATTAATAAAAGCCCAGACGGCAAACCAGCGCAAGATCGTTGACCTTGCCCGTAAAAACGATATGGTCTTTGTGGTAGGACCTGCCGGAACAGGTAAAACCTACACAGGTGTTGCCCTGGCCGTAAAAGCACTTAAAGACAAAGAAGTTAAGCGCATCATCCTTACCCGTCCCGCAGTAGAAGCCGGTGAAAACCTGGGTTTTCTTCCGGGAGATCTCAAAGAAAAATTAGATCCTTATATGCAGCCGCTGTACGACGGTCTAAGGGATATGATACCTCATGAAAAGCTGGAATCATATATAGAGAAAGGTGTGATTCAAATAGCACCTATGGCCTTTATGCGTGGCCGCACGCTGGATAATGCCTTTGTTATTCTTGATGAAGCCCAGAATACCACGCATGCGCAGATGAAAATGTTCCTGACGCGTATGGGTAAAAATGCCAAATTCCTAATTACCGGTGATCCAGGTCAGGTAGACCTTCCGCGAAGAAGCATCAGCGGACTCAAAGAAGCTATTCTCATCCTCAAAGATGTGAAAGGTGTCGGCATGGTGTATCTGGATGATAAAGATGTGATACGTCATAAACTGGTCAAAGAAGTGATCGCCGCCTATAGAGGAATTGAAAATCAGAACTAA
- a CDS encoding S-adenosyl-l-methionine hydroxide adenosyltransferase family protein, translated as MAIITLTTDFGLKDHFTGAVKGAILSELENARIVDISHNVSPFHITEAAYIIQNAYESFPKGTIHIIGIDSERHAENEHIAVKLDGHFFICANNGIISMMTRNMVPEEMVKINIHDRLSTNFTVLDVFVKVACHIARGGTLGVIGKSISEIKEITGIMPVIHNDGRQIMGNVIYVDNYGNVITNITRKLFESVAKGRAFKIAARTATFTKIYNRYSEAINFNVEKEKRDEDGKKLALFNSSGYLELAIYKSNPSTVGSASTLFGLDYRDAVSVYFE; from the coding sequence ATGGCGATTATCACTCTTACAACAGACTTTGGCCTGAAAGATCACTTTACGGGCGCGGTAAAAGGCGCCATTCTCAGTGAGCTTGAAAATGCCCGGATTGTGGATATTTCGCACAATGTTTCCCCCTTTCATATTACTGAAGCCGCGTATATAATACAGAATGCTTATGAAAGCTTTCCAAAAGGAACCATCCATATCATTGGTATTGATTCTGAACGCCATGCCGAAAATGAACATATTGCCGTGAAACTTGATGGTCACTTTTTTATCTGTGCAAATAATGGCATCATCTCTATGATGACCCGTAACATGGTGCCCGAAGAAATGGTGAAAATCAATATTCACGATCGGCTGAGCACTAATTTTACGGTACTCGACGTCTTTGTAAAAGTGGCCTGTCATATCGCTCGTGGCGGTACATTGGGAGTTATAGGCAAAAGCATTTCTGAAATAAAGGAAATTACCGGTATCATGCCCGTAATACATAACGATGGACGGCAGATTATGGGCAATGTAATTTATGTTGACAATTATGGCAATGTCATCACGAATATTACCCGAAAATTGTTTGAAAGCGTCGCTAAAGGCAGGGCTTTTAAGATCGCGGCACGCACGGCTACCTTTACTAAAATTTACAACCGCTACAGCGAAGCGATTAATTTCAACGTAGAGAAGGAAAAACGCGATGAAGATGGCAAAAAGCTGGCGCTTTTCAATTCTTCGGGGTATTTAGAGCTTGCCATTTATAAAAGCAATCCCAGCACGGTGGGCAGTGCCTCTACCCTATTTGGCCTTGATTATAGGGATGCCGTAAGTGTTTATTTTGAATAA
- a CDS encoding putative quinol monooxygenase, translating to MLIRIVKMEFEEDKIEDFKALFALAAPKIKASEGCHFVELYQDKTKPNIFFTYSQWNDADALENYRHSDFFKTTWKNTKQLFSNKPEAWSVDKVNSAH from the coding sequence ATGCTTATAAGAATCGTTAAAATGGAATTTGAGGAAGACAAAATAGAGGATTTCAAAGCTTTGTTCGCTCTGGCTGCGCCAAAAATAAAGGCTTCTGAAGGTTGTCACTTTGTTGAATTATATCAGGATAAAACAAAACCAAATATATTCTTCACTTATAGCCAATGGAATGATGCAGATGCGCTCGAAAACTATCGGCATAGCGACTTTTTCAAAACTACCTGGAAAAACACGAAACAATTATTCAGCAATAAACCCGAAGCCTGGAGCGTTGACAAAGTCAATTCAGCACATTAG
- the gldF gene encoding gliding motility-associated ABC transporter permease subunit GldF: protein MLAIFKKEINSFFATLTGYLVIGVFLLMTGLFLWVFEGEFNVFDYGYADLTPFFQLCPWIFMFLIPAVTMRSLSDERRSGTLELLLTKPLGETALVMGKFLAASVLLCIALLPTLVYVYAIDQLGNPVGNYDAGVVLGSYVGLLFLAMAYTAIGIFASSLAQNQIVAFIIAVLISFMLYYGLALLGNFEILQQWSLRGHFDSVARGVLDTRDLLYFISITALFLFFTVLQLKSRR, encoded by the coding sequence TTGCTTGCTATTTTTAAAAAAGAAATAAACAGTTTTTTTGCAACCCTAACAGGCTACCTGGTCATTGGTGTTTTTTTACTGATGACGGGGCTCTTTTTATGGGTTTTTGAAGGGGAATTCAACGTTTTTGATTATGGTTATGCTGATCTAACGCCGTTTTTTCAGCTTTGCCCGTGGATTTTTATGTTTCTGATCCCAGCGGTTACCATGCGCAGCCTTAGTGACGAGCGCCGTTCTGGCACATTGGAACTGCTGCTAACAAAGCCGCTGGGCGAGACCGCGCTGGTAATGGGTAAATTTCTTGCGGCTTCTGTCCTTTTGTGTATCGCGCTCCTTCCCACACTTGTTTATGTCTATGCAATTGATCAGTTAGGGAATCCTGTTGGCAATTATGATGCAGGGGTTGTCCTGGGTTCTTATGTGGGACTTCTTTTTCTGGCCATGGCGTATACGGCTATCGGCATTTTTGCCTCCTCCCTTGCACAGAATCAGATCGTCGCCTTTATTATTGCGGTTTTGATCAGTTTTATGCTCTATTATGGTTTGGCCCTTTTGGGAAATTTCGAAATTCTTCAACAATGGAGCTTGCGCGGTCATTTTGATAGCGTTGCCCGTGGGGTCCTGGACACGCGCGATCTGCTCTATTTTATAAGTATAACAGCACTCTTTCTATTTTTTACCGTGCTCCAGTTAAAATCCAGAAGATAA